TAGTTAGGTTTAGTTTACAATCACTTAACACATTAAGTATCGCTGCCAAACTACCACGTTTGTGGTCTAACTCAAATTTTAATGATGCTTTATTGATATCAGTATCATTGATATTTGCTTTCTCACTCTTAACAATAACAAAACGTGTTTCGTTGTGTTTAATAGTCTGAATACTTTGTGCCAAAATATCTAAGCCATACAAACTAGAAGCCGTTTTACTAGCTATTGCTGCAATACCTTTAATATTATTCTCTGAAATCGATTTAGCAACATCGGCAGTATCTTTTGCTTCAACCAATTTTATTTTTGGATACAATTTAAAGAACGCTTTACATTGTAATAATGCCATTGGGTGAGAGTGCACTTCTTTTATATCTTCTATTTTTTGACCAGGAAACGCTATTAAATTATGCTGAATATCTAAATAATACTCGCCAATAATATTTAAATCATGAGTATCAATTAATGCATAATTTGGAATAATCGAACCTGCAATAGAATTTTCGATGGCCATCACTGCCACGTCTGAAGTTTTATCTAAAACACTCTCTACCAACACATCAAAGCTTAAACACTCTACCAATGACTGTGTGCCATCAAAAAACTTTTCTACCACACTGTGATGAAAAGATCCTTTGATGCCCTGAATGGCTATCGTGCTTATTGTACTCATTATTAAAAATAATCTTTAAAACTACTGCAAAAAAAAATCCCGATTTTCATCGAGACTTAGTTCAAATATATGTTATAAATTACACACACAACGTCTCGATCTTTTTGTCAAAAAAGAAATAAAGCCAGTTGTAATATGTATGATTTGTAGTTTTCATTGGTGCTAATGTATATAATAAAATCGCAAAACAAAATACTAAAGCCTAATTTTTAATGTTTTATCTGAAAAATTAAAGATTAGCCTGTAATTTAGTCTTTACATTACATATTGTTTATTTTTGAAAAAAGATATTAAGATGTCAATAAAAGTTGAGAATATCACCAAGGTATACGGCGAACAAAAAGCTTTAAATAATATTTCTTTCTCAGTAAATGCTGCCGAAATTGTTGGTTTTTTAGGCCCAAATGGAGCTGGAAAATCTACTATGATGAAAATATTGACAACTTATATAAATCCATCTGGAGGTGAGGCCAAAGTCAATGGATATGATATCGACAGTGATAAAAAGTCTGTTCAAAGTTCCGTAGGTTATTTACCTGAGCACAACCCTTTATATACCGAACTTTACGTTAGAGAATATCTAAAGTTTAATGCAGATGTATACGGCGTTAACAAAACACGCATCGAAGAAGTTATTGACCTAACAGGATTAACACCAGAATCTCAGAAAAAAATAGGGCAACTCTCCAAAGGTTATCGTCAACGTGTTGGCTTAGCAAATGCGATGCTTCACAATCCTGAAGTACTAATTTTAGATGAGCCTACAACTGGATTAGACCCAAATCAGTTGGTCGATATCAGAAATCTTATTAAAAATATCGGCAAAGAAAAGACGGTATTTCTATCCACACATATTATGCAAGAAGTCGAAGCTATGTGTGATCGTGTAATTATAATTAATAAAGGTGAAATTGTTGCAGACAAGTATTTAGCAGAGATGCGACAAGGACAAGAACAAGTTGTTGTTGTAGAATTTGACTATCGCGTAGAGGATACTTTTTTATTAAAATTACCGAATGTTAGCTCTGTAAAAAATACACATGATTTTATTTATGAAATCACATTTTCTACTACAGAGGATATGCGCTCTCATGTTTTTGATTTTGCTCATGACAATGAGTTAAAGATTCTTCAGCTTAATCAAAAAAATGAAAGTTTAGAAAGTTTGTTTAGAGAATTGACTAATTAAATTATGGCTGATTTTATAGGTGAATTTTTAGGCCAACTTATGATTGAAATACTACCAAGTTTATTTAAACGTATTGGAGTCAGTGTAAAATGGTTATTCTATTTGGGAAGAAAAAAATTCAAAATTCTGATAAAAGAAGAATGGAACAAGAGAATTGGGTTTGGAGTATTTATACTTTTAGCTTACGTTGCAGTTCGTTTAATATTTAATTAATTACTCGAAAATTAATCTCCCATTAAAGACTTCCTCGACATCAACGATTGGAGGTTGGTTAACTGAAATGACATTTCCCGTAGATAAAATTCTTCCCGTTATAGATTGTTGTGGATTGACAATCATGTCGTTTGTCCCACGATGAAATACGGATACGTTTTGAGCTATTAAGTTTTCGCCTTCAAAACGACTATTTCCTCCTACAAAATTGATGTTCAAATCTTCTACATCTCCAGATAGGTAGAAAAAAGATAAATTATTTGAAGTAATTTGTAAGTCAACTACGTCTAGTTCTAATCTGAAATCTCCAATAGCAAAATTATCAGATGATGAAAAGTCTTCAGAGATTAGCGTCATATTATTAAAATCTAAAATACCGTCAGATTTAATTTCAAATTGTGTAGAACATCTTATCTCTGTAAGATTTGGTGTAGTTACAAACACTTTAGTTATCCCAAAATCACGTACATAATTACAATTATTATTGTCGGTTAATACTAATAGATTACCAATGACTTCGACTATAACATCATTTAATAAATTTTCTCCAGTTTCGACAATAACTTCTTGAGTAGCGCCTTGTTTTATAATTAGCTCTACATCTCTATTGACTAAGATTCTTTCAAAATTAGCGACAGAAAACTCTTGTTGAATACTATTTCCTGCAGTTTGAAAACAATCTGGCGCACTGTCGCTATCACAACCTAAAAAGAGTAATAATCCAAATATGTAAATTATCTTTTTCATAATCGTAATCCAATTCCTAATTCAACGGCTTCTGCTCTAAATCCATGTGATTTAAGCGTTAAAGCAGCGAACCATTTATTATCAAAATATCGTTTTAATCCAGCTCTAATATATGTACGACTTTCAAAATTAAAAGGGTAATAAATATAATACCCAAATTGGGTTTCTAAAGAAAAATTATTTACAAACAACTCATGTCCAGCAAAAATTCCAATACGTTTGTAATCTTCATCTCCAGTGACCCCATTACCTAATGCTGCTGTACTTTCATAACGAATTAACTCTTTTAAAAAATTAGAAAAAAACACATCTGCTCCAAATTGAATAGCGCTTTTACGATTAATTCTTTTATCAACATATGCAGAAAAAATATAGAAAGGATATTGTCCGCTACCAATAATATCACTCTGGTTAATACCTGACCTAAAAGCAAAATTATATTTTATGGGTTCAGTAAATTTCTCATCTTTCAAATCATGAATATATTCAGGATTTTCTTCATCTAAGTCATAAGTAACTCCAACATTCAATGCTATAGTATTTACACTTGTATTTGGTGCTTTAACATTTGCGTTAGAATAGTGTATTAATGAAAATCCTGCTTGTAGACCAAAATGGTCAAAAATGCGTTCTTTTTTGTAATTGAGCATTACATAAGTACTGCTTAATAGACTTGAGCCAAAGGCAATATTTTTAGGGTTTGATTCTCTGTCATAAGGATTACTGGTGTAGCCAATACCTTGGCCAATACGGAACATTAGATTACGGTTAAAAAAGTAAAAGTTATAATGCCCATAAACCCCAAAATTATCCCCTAGTTCTCTACTCTTTAAATCTTGATATATAAAAGAAGCACCATAATCTGGATAATTATAGCGCTGTTCCCAATTCTCTTGCCCAAAGGTTTTTTTGTTCCAACTTAGTATTACACCGTCTGGTCTTCCGTTAATTAAACCTAAAAGATTATTATCATGAAGTGCTATGTAACCCTTAAAGTAATTGGCGTCAAAATAAGATTCAGTATCTTCCTCTTGAGCGGTCAAGACTATCGATAAAAACAAAAATAAACTTACTAATCTTATTTGCATTTTATATTTTTCAGTAGCAAATGTAAGTAAAAATGTATCGTTATCTTTAATAACTTATTGGATTAAAAAAGAAGATATGCCGCAAACAAAGAGCCAATAGCTAAGATTAAAACCTGAAAGGCAAATCTAAATTCTAATTTATACTTTTTGATAGTTTTCATTATATTATTTTTTTCAAATTTCAGGATGAAATCTATTATAAATGTTAAGGCAAATAAAAACTACTGTTAAATAAATAATCTAAAAAACTGCTTTGGCAACTTCTTTTATGTTACTACTTTTTCCCATAGAGTAATAATGTAGTACTGGTATCCCAGCATCTTGTAACTCTTTAGATTGCGCAATACACCATTCAATACCGACTTCTCTTACTTGACTATTATTCTTACATTTAATCACCTCTATTACTAAATCTTCTGGTAGGTCTACATAAAAACGATGCGGTAATAAATTAAGTTGTTTTTTTGTTGAAATAGGTTTCAATCCCGGGATAATTGGCACTTCAATACCTGCTTTTCTACATTTATCCACAAAATCAAAATACTTCTGATTATCAAAAAACATTTGAGTAACTACATATTCGGCACCATTTTTTATTTTCTTTTTTAAGAAATGTATATCACTTTCTAGACTTGGTGCTTCCATATGCTTTTCTGGGTATGCACCAACGCCAACACAGAAATTAGTTTTACTACAATTTTGAAGTTCATCATCTAAATAAATACCATTATTTAAATCTGAAATTTGACTGACCAACTCACTAGCATAAGCATGACCTTCTGGCTCTGGTTTGAAGTAAGTTTCTGTTTTAACCGCATCTCCACGCAGCGCTACTACATTGTCTATACCTAAAAAGTCAAGATCTATTAAAAAATTTTCTGTGTCTTCTTTTGTAAAACCACCGCATAGAATGTGTGGTATTGCATCTACACCATATTTATTTTGAATGGCAGCACAAATACCTACTGTACCTGGACGTTTTTTTACAATCTGTTTCTTTAACAAACCATTACCTACATCTTTAAACGTATACTCTTCTCTATGGTAAGTAACATCAATAAATGGCGGTTTAAATTCCATTAACGGGTCTATATTATCGAATATTGATTGAATGTCTTGACCTTTTAAAGGTGGTAAAATCTCAAACGAAAATTGTGAATCTCCATTTCCGTTATTTATATGTTCAGTTACTTTCATAATCTTTTTTTTAGTCAGCAAGATTTGGGTTTAACCATTTTTGAGCTTCTTCTTTTGTAATATTTCTTCGTTTTGAGTAATCTATTAATTGGTCTTCAGTAATTTTTCCAAGGCCAAAATATTTGGCTTCTTTGTTACCAAAGTAATAACCACTAACACTTGCAGCTGGCCACATCGCTAAACTTTCAGTAAGTTTTACACCTATCTGATTTTCTACATCCAACAACTTCCAAATAGTTGTTTTTTCTAAATGGTCAGGACAAGCTGGATACCCAGGTGCAGGACGAATACCTTTGTAATCTTCTTTTATTAATTCTTGATTACTTAAATTTTCACTTGATGCATATCCCCAATAATTAGTTCTAACTTCTTTGTGCAAATATTCAGCAAAAGCTTCAGCCAAACGATCCGCTAATGCCTTAATCATAATTGAATTATAATCGTCATTATCAACTTCAAATTGCTCTGCCAGTACTTTCGTTCCAAAACCTGTAGTAACACAAAAAGCACCTATATAATCTTGATACCCTTTTTCTTTTGGCGCAATAAAATCCGCAAGAGCATGATTAGGAACGCATTCTCGTTTTTTGAGTTGTTGGCGAAGTGTAAGAAATTTATATACTTCTTGATGAGATGCTGAATCAAGTTCAGCATGACAATCTTTTATTGTCACCTCAATATCATCATCATTTACAGTGTTTGCAGGGAACAAACCAAAAATAGCTTTAGCTTCTAAGAGTTTCTTATCAAAAACTTTTTGCAATAACTCTTGCGCATCAGCAAATAATTCAGTTGCTTGTTCACCAACTATTTCATCATTTAAAATAGCGGGATACTTACCGTGTAAATCCCAACTTCTGAAAAATGGAGACCAATCGATATAAGCTTCCAATTTTTTAATATCAAAATCGTCAATAATTTGCACACCTAATTCTTTAGGCTTTACAATTTCTGTAGTTTTCCAATCAATTTGATACTTGTTTTTTCGAGCATCAGTGATTGATAAATACTCTTTTTGTTTTCCTCTAGTTAAAAACTGTTCACGGAATTTATCATACTCTTCTCGTATTTGATTTTTATAAACAGAACTATCTTTTTGAAGTAAATCGCCGACAACAGTAACTGCTCTAGATGCATCATTAATATGAATCACTGTATTTTGATAATGCGGTGCAATTTTTACGGCGGTGTGTGCCTTACTAGTTGTAGCACCACCAATAATTAAAGGTATTTCAATATTCTGTTTTTCTAACTCTTTAGAAACATATACCATTTCGTCTAAAGATGGTGTGATCAAGCCACTTAAACCAATAACATCGACTTGCTCTTTTACAGCAGTTTCTATAATTTTTTCTGGAGGCACCATAACACCTAAATCTATTATCTCGTAATTATTACAGCCTAAAACAACACTTACAATATTCTTCCCAATATCATGCACATCGCCTTTTACAGTTGCCATTAATATTTTACCTGCAAACTCTTGCTTACCATCTTTTTCTGCTTCAATAAATGGCTGTAAATAAGCCACTGCTTTTTTCATAACGCGAGCCGATTTTACAACTTGTGGCAAAAACATTTTTCCGCTTCCAAATAAATCCCCAACTACATTCATTCCTGTCATTAAATGACCTTCAATAACTTCAATTGGTTTTGAAACAGACAGTCTTGCTTTTTCTACATCTTCAACAATAAAACTGTCAATCCCTTTTACTAAAGCATGTGTTATCCTATCCTGTAATTCTCCATTTCGCCATTCTAAAACGGTTTCTGTTGTTTCTTTTTTATTCCCTTTAACAGTTTCTGCAAAGTCTAATAAACGCTCTGTAGCATCATCTCTTTTATCAAATAAAACATCTTCAACACGTTCTAAAAGATCACTATCAATCTCATCATAAATCTCTAGCATTGTTGGGTTTACAATCCCTAAATTCATCCCGTTTTTTATAGCATGATATAAAAATGAAGAGTGCATGGCTTCACGTACCGCATTATTCCCTCGGAAGCTAAACGAGACATTACTTACACCTCCAGAAACGTTAGCATGTGGTAAGTTTTCTCTAATCCATTTTGTAGCATTAAAAAAATCAAGAGCATTTTTTCTATGCTCTTCCATACCTGTAGCCACAGGAAAAATATTTGGATCAAAGATGATGTCCTGAGCAGGAAATCCTACTTCGTTTACTAAAATATTGTAGGAACGCTTGCAAATTTCAATCCGTCTTTCGTAAGTGTCTGCTTGACCTTTTTCGTCAAATGCCATTACTATTACAGCAGCTCCGTAACGTTTTACTAGTTTTGCTTGATGCTTAAACTGTTCTTCACCTTCTTTTAAGCTTATAGAGTTTACAACACTTTTTCCTTGTACGACTTGTAATCCAGCTTCAATGATTTCCCATTTTGAACTATCAATCATAATTGGCACTCGAGCAATATCTGGCTCTGATGCAATAAGATTTAAAAATGTTGTCATGGCTTCTACACCATCGAGCATACCTTCGTCCATATTAACATCGATGATTTGGGCACCACCTTCAACCTGATCTCTTGCAACACTTAAAGCCTCTTCAAATTTTTCTTCTTTAATCAACCGAAGAAATTTACGTGAACCCGTAACATTTGTACGTTCACCAACATTGATAAAGTTAGATTCTGGTGTAACTACAAGAGGTTCTAATCCAGATAAGGTTAAATATTTTTTAGAATCACTGCTTGCCATTATGCTTCAACTTGTATTTGTCTGGGTTTATATTTTGATGCTACTTCTGCAATCGCTTTTATATGGTCTGGGTTTGTACCACAACATCCACCGATGATATTTATCAAATCGTCTTTAAGGTAATCTTCAATATAACCTTGCATTTCTTCAGCTGTCTCGTCATATTCTCCAAATGCATTAGGTAAGCCTGCATTTGGATGTGCAGAAGTATAAAATTCTGTTTCGTTAGAGAGCCGTTGTAAATACGGTTGTAATTGTTCTGCTCCTAAGGCACAATTAAAACCAACACTTAATAATGGGATATGAGATATTGATGTTAAAAAAGCTTCGACTGTTTGACCAGATAATGTGCGCCCCGAAGCATCAGTTATTGTTCCTGACACCATAATTGGTATATCAATATTGCGTTCTTCCTTGACTTCTTCAATCGCAAATAAAGCCGCTTTGGCATTTAGCGTGTCAAATATAGTTTCTACTAAAAGCACATCGACACCACCATCAAGTAAGGCTTCAACTTGCTGCTTATATGCTTTTCGTAATTCTTCAAAAGTAACGGCGCGAAATTCAGGCTTATTTACATCTGGAGATAAACTAGCCGTTCTGTTAGTTGGTCCAATACTACCAGCTACAAATCGAGGCTTATTTGGATTATGACTTGTAAATTCTTCTGCTACTGCTTTTGCAATTTTTGCAGATTCGTAATTTAGTTCGTAAACCAAATCTTCCATATTATAATCGGCCATAGCAATTGTAGTCCCTGAAAAAGTATTGGTTTCTACGATATCTGCACCAGCTTCAAAATACTGCCTATGAACATTTGCAATAGCTTCTGGCTGTGTCAACGATAATAAATCGTTATTACCTTGTAATGGTGTTGGATAATCTTTAAAACGTTCGCCACGAAAATCAGACTCAGTAAAACTATGGCGCTGAAGCATTGTACCCATTGCACCATCTAAAACTAATATTCTCTTTTGAATTTCTTCCTTAATTCTACTCATATATTTATAAAGTATTAGCAATCTTAACGATATCAGAAAATAAACCTCTAGCGGTAACTTCTTTTCCAGCACCAGCACCTTGAATAACCAATGGTGTTTCTTGATAAGAATCCGTGTAAATTTCAAATAAGTTATCAGCACCTTTAAGCTGGCCAAGTGGAGTTTTTAAAGATTCTGAAACTAATTTAACTTCTAATATTTCGTTTTCTAAATTTAATTCACCTATATAACGCAAAACATTATTTCCAGTTTGATTTTTCTTGTCATTTTCAAAAACAGAATTTAATTCATCTCTTCTTTTATTGAATTGCGATATTGTCGTTTTTCCATTTAGTGATTTAGGCACTAATGATTGTACGTTAACTTCTTCTAAATTCTTTTTTAAACCTAATTCTCTTGCTAAAACAAGAAGTTTTCTAGCTACATCCTTTCCAGACAAATCATCCCTAGCATCAGGCTCTGTATAACCTTTATTTGATGCGCTTTCTAGAACTTCAGAAAACAAAATATCTTCTTCAGAAAAACGATTGAAAATATAACTGAGTGACCCTGAAAAAACACCTCTAATCTTTTTTACACTGTCACCAGATTGTGACAAGTTTCTAATAGTCTCAATAATAGGAAGGCCTGCACCCACATTAGTTTCGTAGTAAAAGATTTTTTTCTTTTTTTGGAGTGTTTGTCTTATCAGTTTATATAATTCAAAGTCGAGGGTATTTGCAACTTTATTTGCGACAACAAGATGAAAATTATTCTGAATTAATTCTATATATTTTTGAACGATTTCTTCATTAGCCGTAGCATCTACGGCAATTAAATTCTGAAGCTTATTTTTTTGAACGTATTTTATAACATCTTCATAGTTATAGTCTTCAGAATTTTCTTTAAAATTTACCCTCCAATTTTCATCTAAATCATCTTTAAAAAGAGCCTTTGTCGAATTACAAATTACCGGAATTTTTAAATCTATTTTTTGATTGAGTTTTAATTTGGGTTTAAAAGAAATAATCTGATCTATCAAAGTAGAACCTACATTACCTATGCCCAATATAACTAAGCTGACTTGTCTCATTTTCTTTTTCTTTTTTATTAAATATAGGGTTAAGGAATTTTGAAATTTGTGAAAATTCTATCAAAAAAGCGTCATGACCATCAATAGATTTTATTTCATTAATTGTTACATTTTCCTTAACTGTTTTTAGTTCAACATAAGTTTCCCAATTCTCATTTGGAACAAAAAAAACATCTGAATTTATTGTAATAATATGAATATTGCCTTTTATGTTTTTAGCCTTATTTAGAAATTCATTTTTGTTTTCAGCTACATTTATACTTTTTAAAATTTGATTCATCATTTTGTAGGTCGAGAGTTGAAAACGCTGTGATAGTTTTTCACCATGATGATTCAACCAACTTTCCATATTAAATAATAAAGCTGATGCTTTTGTTCTATTAAATTTTTGTTTAAAGGATAGGGAATTTCTGTAAAATGTCATCGCATGAATACGAGCATCTGCAATTGGATTTCTTGAATTTTCCAAAATCCGTTCTTGCACATAACAATTGGCGATAAGCCAATCTGTAGCTTTCCAATCTGTAGCAATTGGTATGATGTTTTCAATCAAATTTGGTTTCAAAATTGAAAGCTCCCAAGCAATTCCACCACCAACAGAACCACCAATTACAGCAAACAGTTTGTGTATCGATAAACGTTGTAAACCTTCAACAAAAATTCTGGCAATGTCTTTTGCTGTAAAGTCTTTATAATATTTTACAAAATCCTCGTTAATGTTACCAAAACCATTACCAGGAATGTTAAATGACAAAACCGAATAATTATTGGTATCAATGACTTTATCTTCGCCAATAATCCCGTTCCACCACCCTTTTTCACCAATAACTTGAGAATTTCCTGTTAACGCATGATTAACTAAAACAACAGGTGCAGAATTTAAAGGTAGACCGAAGTGTTGATAACTTAATTTGAGGCTGAAATTGAGCCCTGAAGCTAATTCAAAATGGTCTATTTCTATGTACTTTAATTGTGACATTACTTCCGATTAATATTGGTATTGAAAATCTTGAAAGGTGCTTAAAAAACACCCATCAAGATTCTCAGAACACAAATTATTAAGACTATAATTAAGCTTGCACAGGCTTTAAAACAGCTGCGAAAGCTTCTTTTAAATCTGTCTTTAAATCTTCAACATCCTCTAAACCAACTGATAGACGAATTAAATCTTTGGTTACACCTGTACTCTGTTGTTCAGTGTCCGTAAGTTGTTGATGCGTTGTACTTGCTGGATGAATTATTAGAGACTTGGTATCTCCAATATTTGCCAATAAAGAGAATAATTCTGTTGTATCTGCTACTTTCTTTGCAGCTTCAAAACCTCCTTTAAGTCCAAAAGTAACAATGCCACTTTTGCCGTTTGGTAAATATTTGTCGGCTAAATCTTTATAATTACTCGTTTCTAAGCCTGGATAATTTACCCAAGAAACTTCGTCTTGTTGCTGTAACCATTGTGCTAATTCTAATGCGTTTTCGCTATGCTTCTTTATCCTTAACTCTAAAGTTTCTAAACCTTGAATAATTTGAAACGCATTAAAAGGACTCAATGCACCACCATAATCTCTTAAACCTTCGATTCTTACTTTGGCGATAAATGCTGCCTCTTCTAGCGCTTCACTATATACTAAACCATGATAACCTTCTGATGGCTCTGTAAATTCAGGGAATTTTCCGTTTGTCCAATCAAATGTCCCAGCGTCAATAATTATTCCACCTAATGCTGTACCATTACCATTGATATATTTTGTAAGCGAATGAATTACAATATTAGCACCATGAGCAATAGGATTAAGTAAATACGGTGTAGCAACAGTATTGTCAACAACTAAAGGCACTTTATGTGCTTTTGCTTGCGCCGAAATACTTTCAACATCTAAAACATCTAATTTTGGATTTCCTAAAGACTCAATAAAAAATAACCTTGTGTTTTCTTGTGCAGTGTTCTTAAAGTTTTCAGCTTCTGAAGGGTCGACAAAAGTTGTTGTAATTCCATGTCTTGGTAGTGTTACTTTTAACAAATTATAGGTTCCTCCGTACAAACTACTAGAAGCTACAATATGGTCGCCAGCTCTAAGAAGCGTTAATAAAGTTGTAGAAATAGCAGAAGTTCCTGATGCTGTTGCCACAGCTGCAATACCTCCTTCAAGTGTAGCTAGACGTTGCTCTAAAACGTCTGTTGTAGGGTTGTTAATCCTTGTATAAATATTTCCAGGTTCAGCTAATGAAAATAAATTAGCTGCATGATCTGAATCATTAAACACATAAGCTGTTGATTGGTAAATAGGAACAGCTCTTGTTCCTCCATTTTGATTGACATTGTGTCCTGCATGCAACGCTTTAGTTGCAAATTTTTGTGTACTCATTTTTCTGTTTTTTTTGAGTTAATACATAATTAAACCAAAAGTCAAATAGGCTTCTCAGAAGCATACCTAATAGAAAAATGTTATAAAGAAAAATTATATAAATACAGATGAGTATTTATATGTTGGTTATCTATCTAGAATAAGCGAGAAATGATTCGCTAATCAAGTAGAATTTAGCACCTTCTTAGTAAGTCTAAGGGTTGCTAAGGCTTCATCGGGTCTATTCCCTCTGCCTTTCTTGATAACATTTCAGTAAGTTTTTGAACTTTGTGAATACAAATATTCGATTATAAAAATTTAATATCCAAATCTTTTTTTGATTTTATCAATTTTTAACAGATTAACTACATCGAACTTATCTTTTAGGAATTAGTTATGATAACTATCTTCGTTTATTATTATAAATGTGTATTTTTGCACCGAAATTAATTAAGAGGAAAGATTTGACTGATTGCAACCTCTGGAAAAAATTGCTAAAGACAGTGTTAGACTTTCCTTGTTATTACGTCAAATCTTCAAAATAAAAATCTTAGAATATGGCGTATTTATTTACTTCAGAAAGTGTTTCTGAAGGACATCCAGACAAAGTAGCAGATCAAATTAGCGATGCATTAATTGACAACTTTTTAGCGTTTGACAAAGACTCTAAAGTAGCTTGTGAAACCCTTGTAACAACGGGACAAGTTGTATTAGCGGGAGAAGTAAAATCCGATACTTATTTAGACGTACAGCAAATCGCTAGAGATGTCATTAACAAAATTGGCTATACCAAAGGAGAATATATGTTTGACGGTAGTTCTTGTGGCGTTTTATCTGCAATACATGAACAATCTCCAGACATTAATCAAGGTGTAGACCGTGCAAAACCTGAAGATCAAGGTGCAGGTGACCAAGGAATGATGTTCGGTTATGCTACTGACGAAACTGAAAACTATATGCCATTAGCTTTAGAGCTTTCACATCGTCTTTTAAAAGAATTAGCAGAATTACGTCGTGAAAATAAAGACATTACCTATTTACGTCCTGATGCAAAATCTCAGGTAACTATTGAGTATAGTGATGACAATGTACCTCAACGCATTGATGCGATTGTATTATCTACACAACACGATGATTTTGATGCTAGTGATGATGTAATGTTAGCACAAATCAAAAAAGACATTGTAGAAATTTTAATACCTCGTGTGGTTGCCAAATTACCAGCACATATCCAAAAATTATTTACAGATAGTATTACGTATCACATTAACCCAACTGGTGTTTTTGTAATTGGTGGACCTCACGGTGACACTGGATTAACAGGTCGTAAGATTATTGTTGACACTTATGGTGGTAAAGGTGCACATGGTGGTGGTGCTTTTTCAGGAAAAGACCCAAGTAAGGTAGACCGTTCTGGCGCTTATGCAACACGACATATTGCAAAAAACCTAGTAGCAGCAGGTTTATGTAAAGAAGTAT
This DNA window, taken from Winogradskyella sp. PC-19, encodes the following:
- a CDS encoding alpha/beta fold hydrolase encodes the protein MSQLKYIEIDHFELASGLNFSLKLSYQHFGLPLNSAPVVLVNHALTGNSQVIGEKGWWNGIIGEDKVIDTNNYSVLSFNIPGNGFGNINEDFVKYYKDFTAKDIARIFVEGLQRLSIHKLFAVIGGSVGGGIAWELSILKPNLIENIIPIATDWKATDWLIANCYVQERILENSRNPIADARIHAMTFYRNSLSFKQKFNRTKASALLFNMESWLNHHGEKLSQRFQLSTYKMMNQILKSINVAENKNEFLNKAKNIKGNIHIITINSDVFFVPNENWETYVELKTVKENVTINEIKSIDGHDAFLIEFSQISKFLNPIFNKKEKENETSQLSYIGHR
- a CDS encoding homocysteine S-methyltransferase family protein — protein: MSRIKEEIQKRILVLDGAMGTMLQRHSFTESDFRGERFKDYPTPLQGNNDLLSLTQPEAIANVHRQYFEAGADIVETNTFSGTTIAMADYNMEDLVYELNYESAKIAKAVAEEFTSHNPNKPRFVAGSIGPTNRTASLSPDVNKPEFRAVTFEELRKAYKQQVEALLDGGVDVLLVETIFDTLNAKAALFAIEEVKEERNIDIPIMVSGTITDASGRTLSGQTVEAFLTSISHIPLLSVGFNCALGAEQLQPYLQRLSNETEFYTSAHPNAGLPNAFGEYDETAEEMQGYIEDYLKDDLINIIGGCCGTNPDHIKAIAEVASKYKPRQIQVEA
- the metH gene encoding methionine synthase, with the protein product MASSDSKKYLTLSGLEPLVVTPESNFINVGERTNVTGSRKFLRLIKEEKFEEALSVARDQVEGGAQIIDVNMDEGMLDGVEAMTTFLNLIASEPDIARVPIMIDSSKWEIIEAGLQVVQGKSVVNSISLKEGEEQFKHQAKLVKRYGAAVIVMAFDEKGQADTYERRIEICKRSYNILVNEVGFPAQDIIFDPNIFPVATGMEEHRKNALDFFNATKWIRENLPHANVSGGVSNVSFSFRGNNAVREAMHSSFLYHAIKNGMNLGIVNPTMLEIYDEIDSDLLERVEDVLFDKRDDATERLLDFAETVKGNKKETTETVLEWRNGELQDRITHALVKGIDSFIVEDVEKARLSVSKPIEVIEGHLMTGMNVVGDLFGSGKMFLPQVVKSARVMKKAVAYLQPFIEAEKDGKQEFAGKILMATVKGDVHDIGKNIVSVVLGCNNYEIIDLGVMVPPEKIIETAVKEQVDVIGLSGLITPSLDEMVYVSKELEKQNIEIPLIIGGATTSKAHTAVKIAPHYQNTVIHINDASRAVTVVGDLLQKDSSVYKNQIREEYDKFREQFLTRGKQKEYLSITDARKNKYQIDWKTTEIVKPKELGVQIIDDFDIKKLEAYIDWSPFFRSWDLHGKYPAILNDEIVGEQATELFADAQELLQKVFDKKLLEAKAIFGLFPANTVNDDDIEVTIKDCHAELDSASHQEVYKFLTLRQQLKKRECVPNHALADFIAPKEKGYQDYIGAFCVTTGFGTKVLAEQFEVDNDDYNSIMIKALADRLAEAFAEYLHKEVRTNYWGYASSENLSNQELIKEDYKGIRPAPGYPACPDHLEKTTIWKLLDVENQIGVKLTESLAMWPAASVSGYYFGNKEAKYFGLGKITEDQLIDYSKRRNITKEEAQKWLNPNLAD
- a CDS encoding aspartate kinase; the encoded protein is MRQVSLVILGIGNVGSTLIDQIISFKPKLKLNQKIDLKIPVICNSTKALFKDDLDENWRVNFKENSEDYNYEDVIKYVQKNKLQNLIAVDATANEEIVQKYIELIQNNFHLVVANKVANTLDFELYKLIRQTLQKKKKIFYYETNVGAGLPIIETIRNLSQSGDSVKKIRGVFSGSLSYIFNRFSEEDILFSEVLESASNKGYTEPDARDDLSGKDVARKLLVLARELGLKKNLEEVNVQSLVPKSLNGKTTISQFNKRRDELNSVFENDKKNQTGNNVLRYIGELNLENEILEVKLVSESLKTPLGQLKGADNLFEIYTDSYQETPLVIQGAGAGKEVTARGLFSDIVKIANTL